One Paraburkholderia sp. IMGN_8 DNA window includes the following coding sequences:
- the recB gene encoding exodeoxyribonuclease V subunit beta: protein MSGAVRDYALAAEELDVFACSLDGVNQIEASAGTGKTWNICALYVRLLLEKNLNADQILVVTFTKAATAELHERIRGRLAELHRAIETDDDGGDPFIKRLFETTLAPARGIERDAALKVVRRALRTFDQAAIHTIHAFCQRALQEAPFAAAMPFAFEMEADDAALRFEMAADFWREQVEPVAHAHPAFAAWLVQRRAGPASLNEQLARRLKKPLAQLRWGSADAGGSAADPQSSFDAAGEVWHAQRDAIVSLLAEAQDRLSKTSHKPELVSAAIAAWTDYFAQGDCHAPPPRAALKLTASALKKATKVKFEPPEHAFFVHAEELAAAVVAAEAAQRARWLALVQTWLDYAPAELVARKRTRRVVSFDDLLSNLYRALAAHPWLADALRTRYPAALIDEFQDTDPLQFAIFSRIFAPAGPLFLVGDPKQAIYSFRAADLHTYLAARAAASACYTLAVNQRSTAPIVEACNRLFEANPQAFVLDGLDYQPVRAGERRRPPFSDPDANAGDFRIWTLPQGDAALTKREAQREASEVCAAEIVRLLRGAREGTVAIGDAPLAPGNIAVLVQTHKQGSLIKRVLAAWGVGSVELAQASVFATLDAEQIERVLAAVDTPGDLRRLRAALATDWLGMDAAALWRLEQVADAPAPADDPAHAADAMGWVERFSRYRTLWHERGFALMWRTLMRELRVAQRLVAGPDGERRLTNVNHLAELVQARAATQPGIAPTLRWLAAQRTQGGGEDAQLRLESDRNLVQIVTVHKSKGLEYAVVFCPFLNDGALRDPPSSGLPDAREYHDETGDAVLHYGCDDDEAERASRYAAREQAAERARLVYVALTRAVYRCYLVAGTYMSSRSSKESRRSVLNWLVGGGGHSFDDWLTDPPDEAALSARWQALAGGPIVLQALPKVERRVPLESMQDSGARMQARVNRRPLRDQWRMASFSGLIAAGSKAEDMQAPVEEVRPDHDEIADALAPTPLPAPQAPSYAADDILAFPRGAAAGDCLHRMFELADFTEPHTWPDAIRGALRERPAAAVPELAARLPAMMHNLLTDVVTTELLPGMALAKLNPRRRLNELEFLFSAPSLDFPALRELLIEHGYPDVALEPGVLRGFVKGFIDMIVEHDGRFWIVDWKSNHLGDTAADYAAAPLEAAMASHAYHLQALLYTVALHRYLKTRLRDYAYDTHIGGYLYLFVRGVRPGWRDADGPAGVHMRRPAFELVALLDAAMIGGAA from the coding sequence ATGAGCGGCGCGGTTCGGGATTACGCGCTGGCCGCCGAGGAGCTCGATGTCTTCGCCTGTTCGCTCGACGGTGTCAACCAGATCGAGGCGTCGGCCGGAACCGGCAAGACCTGGAACATCTGCGCGCTGTACGTGCGGCTCCTGCTCGAAAAGAACCTCAACGCCGATCAGATCCTCGTCGTCACCTTCACGAAGGCCGCGACTGCCGAATTGCACGAGCGGATTCGTGGCCGGCTCGCGGAATTGCACCGGGCCATCGAAACGGACGACGACGGCGGCGATCCGTTCATCAAGCGCCTTTTCGAAACGACCTTGGCGCCGGCACGGGGCATCGAGCGCGACGCCGCCTTGAAGGTGGTGCGCCGCGCGCTGCGCACCTTCGATCAGGCCGCGATTCACACGATCCATGCGTTCTGTCAACGCGCGTTGCAGGAAGCGCCGTTTGCCGCCGCGATGCCGTTCGCGTTCGAGATGGAAGCCGACGACGCCGCATTGCGTTTCGAAATGGCCGCCGATTTCTGGCGCGAGCAAGTGGAACCGGTGGCGCACGCGCATCCCGCGTTTGCTGCATGGCTGGTGCAGAGGCGCGCCGGCCCCGCGTCGCTCAACGAGCAACTTGCGCGGCGCCTGAAAAAGCCGCTCGCACAATTGCGCTGGGGCAGTGCCGACGCAGGCGGAAGCGCTGCCGATCCGCAGTCGAGTTTCGACGCCGCCGGCGAGGTCTGGCACGCGCAGCGCGACGCGATCGTCAGTCTGCTGGCTGAGGCGCAAGACCGTTTGAGCAAGACCTCGCACAAGCCGGAACTCGTGAGTGCCGCGATCGCGGCATGGACCGACTACTTCGCGCAGGGCGATTGCCATGCGCCGCCGCCGCGCGCCGCATTGAAGCTGACGGCTTCGGCGTTGAAGAAGGCCACCAAGGTCAAGTTCGAGCCGCCTGAGCACGCGTTCTTCGTGCATGCCGAGGAACTGGCGGCCGCGGTGGTCGCGGCCGAGGCCGCGCAACGCGCGCGTTGGCTCGCGCTGGTGCAGACCTGGCTCGACTACGCGCCCGCCGAGCTGGTGGCGCGCAAGCGCACGCGCCGCGTGGTGTCGTTCGACGATCTGCTGTCCAATCTTTATCGCGCGCTGGCCGCGCATCCGTGGCTTGCCGACGCTTTGCGCACGCGGTATCCGGCGGCGCTGATCGACGAGTTTCAGGACACCGATCCGCTGCAGTTCGCGATCTTCAGCCGCATCTTTGCGCCGGCCGGGCCGCTGTTTCTGGTCGGCGATCCGAAGCAGGCGATCTACAGTTTTCGCGCAGCGGATTTGCATACTTATCTGGCGGCGCGCGCGGCGGCTTCGGCGTGCTACACGCTGGCCGTCAATCAGCGCTCGACTGCGCCGATCGTCGAGGCCTGCAATCGTCTGTTCGAAGCCAATCCTCAGGCGTTCGTGCTCGACGGTCTCGACTATCAGCCGGTGCGCGCCGGCGAGCGGCGCCGGCCGCCTTTCTCCGATCCCGATGCGAACGCGGGCGATTTCCGTATCTGGACCTTGCCGCAAGGCGACGCCGCGTTGACCAAACGCGAAGCCCAGCGCGAGGCGAGCGAAGTGTGCGCTGCTGAGATCGTGCGGCTCTTGCGTGGCGCGCGTGAGGGCACGGTGGCGATCGGCGACGCGCCGCTCGCGCCGGGCAATATCGCGGTGCTGGTGCAGACGCATAAGCAGGGCAGTTTGATCAAGCGCGTGCTGGCGGCGTGGGGTGTCGGCAGTGTGGAACTGGCGCAGGCCTCGGTGTTCGCGACGCTCGACGCCGAGCAGATCGAACGCGTGCTGGCCGCAGTCGATACGCCAGGCGATCTGCGCCGCTTGCGCGCCGCGCTCGCCACCGATTGGCTCGGCATGGACGCCGCCGCGCTCTGGCGTCTGGAGCAGGTCGCGGATGCCCCCGCACCGGCCGACGATCCCGCGCACGCCGCCGACGCAATGGGCTGGGTCGAGCGTTTTTCGCGTTATCGCACGTTGTGGCACGAGCGCGGCTTCGCGCTGATGTGGCGCACGCTGATGCGCGAGTTGCGGGTCGCGCAACGGCTGGTTGCCGGACCGGACGGCGAGCGGCGTCTCACGAACGTGAACCATCTGGCCGAACTCGTGCAGGCGCGCGCCGCCACGCAACCGGGCATCGCGCCCACGTTGCGCTGGCTCGCCGCGCAGCGTACACAAGGTGGCGGCGAAGACGCGCAATTGCGGCTCGAGTCGGATCGCAACCTCGTGCAGATCGTTACCGTCCACAAATCGAAAGGGCTCGAATACGCGGTCGTATTCTGTCCATTTCTGAACGACGGGGCGCTGCGCGATCCGCCGTCGTCGGGACTGCCCGATGCACGCGAGTATCACGACGAAACCGGCGACGCAGTGCTGCACTACGGTTGCGATGACGACGAAGCCGAGCGCGCGTCGCGTTACGCGGCGCGCGAGCAGGCGGCCGAGCGGGCACGGCTCGTCTATGTGGCGCTGACACGCGCGGTGTACCGCTGCTACCTGGTCGCCGGCACTTACATGTCGTCACGCTCCAGCAAGGAATCGCGGCGCAGCGTGCTGAACTGGCTGGTGGGCGGCGGCGGCCACAGCTTCGACGACTGGCTCACCGATCCGCCCGACGAAGCCGCCTTGTCCGCTCGATGGCAGGCGCTGGCGGGCGGCCCGATTGTGTTGCAAGCCTTGCCCAAGGTCGAGCGCCGCGTGCCGCTCGAAAGCATGCAGGATAGTGGCGCGCGGATGCAGGCGCGGGTCAACCGCCGGCCGTTGCGCGATCAGTGGCGCATGGCGAGCTTCAGCGGCCTGATCGCGGCCGGCAGCAAAGCCGAAGACATGCAGGCGCCGGTGGAAGAGGTGCGGCCCGACCACGATGAGATTGCCGACGCGCTCGCGCCTACGCCGCTGCCGGCGCCGCAAGCGCCATCCTACGCGGCGGACGACATTCTCGCGTTTCCGCGCGGCGCAGCGGCGGGCGACTGTCTGCACCGGATGTTCGAACTCGCGGATTTCACCGAGCCGCACACCTGGCCAGACGCGATCAGGGGCGCGTTGCGCGAGCGCCCCGCGGCGGCGGTGCCGGAACTCGCGGCGCGCTTGCCCGCGATGATGCATAACCTGCTCACGGACGTGGTGACAACCGAACTGCTGCCCGGCATGGCGCTCGCGAAACTGAATCCGCGGCGGCGGCTGAACGAACTCGAGTTTCTGTTTTCGGCGCCGTCGCTCGACTTTCCCGCGTTGCGCGAGTTGCTGATCGAGCATGGGTATCCCGACGTCGCGCTGGAACCGGGCGTGTTGCGCGGTTTCGTCAAAGGATTTATCGACATGATCGTCGAGCACGACGGACGTTTCTGGATCGTCGACTGGAAGTCGAACCATTTGGGCGACACTGCTGCTGACTACGCCGCGGCGCCGCTCGAAGCGGCCATGGCGAGCCACGCGTATCACTTGCAGGCGCTGCTTTATACGGTCGCGCTGCATCGTTATCTAAAAACGCGGCTGCGCGATTATGCATACGACACGCACATCGGCGGCTATCTGTATCTGTTCGTGCGCGGCGTGCGTCCGGGGTGGCGCGACGCCGACGGGCCAGCCGGCGTGCACATGCGCCGGCCCGCGTTCGAACTGGTCGCGTTGCTCGACGCGGCGATGATCGGGGGTGCGGCATGA
- the recC gene encoding exodeoxyribonuclease V subunit gamma encodes MLQLFYSNRYETLVGALLDDLAQAPSDPWAAQPVIVPSAAVRRRLELDIAARQGICANVNFGYLAQWLWTQIGGVIEVPKHSPFAPDRLVWRCYRLLGDADEALPWNGSPRLRTYLDAADASMRYELARRVATVLDHYLTYRPEWLLQWQKCGSIFASGAADDNGPRLVGASEAAREDERWQAALWRAVLAEVAGDAQTPAAALPPAYRFLDEIRTLDLEAISNAQWPEAVSVFALPTMPPLHVALLRELSRWVDVRLYVMNPCREFWFDVVSAGRVEALDAAGQLDYQEVGHPLLAEWGRQTQAQLHMLHELTESAASGETGDFTENPAPNWLAAVQNGILDLRAETDTDELPIERGVEVHVCHSLSRQLEVLHDRLLGWFDEFDDLQPSDVLVAVSDLAAAGPLIDAVFGTAPVGDTRRIPYRITGLPPSQTNPVARLLLDWLALPERSVGAPDLIEWLRVDAIAARYGIDASALEAAQEWLAAAGARRGLVPVEPVGEHVPVARHTFADALTRLYLGYAMPDGGEPVDAWLPVEGAGGSDAELLGRLSRFVDDIDTFAQHCAVEQTPAEWTQLLLETLAQCFDGGVEFADSLAAVRDAIDRMGDAMRAGAQDVALPAAVVRGALTEALDDPARGGVPWGSVTFSSLTSLRGLPYRIVCLLGMDDGVLPSLARADEFDLMAAFGKAGDRQRRDDERNLFLDLLLAARDRLFIAYTGRSIRDNAPLPPAALVDELLDHLAQVSAGEDASPAEIEAARHAFIVDHPLQAFASDYFSSQRGLFTYDTDRAELASLLAAPQHPPAAPFFDRPLPAEDAAPVAFDEFVRFWRHPARALLRDRLGIVLSDAQGELLDTEPFELDYAGRDALADRLLPVLLDSDAEDDAMFERVRRVAEASPELPGGATGAVWRARELGALRQLADSVRREVASGVERLPFVLDIAPRWPDSAATEALFGAYDAVLRQAAETPLQLHGTLNLLTETGQVIFRYAKPTARDYLSAWLAHLVYCAAQPNGSRRTVWHGSGESFELTPVAAPLDELAPLAALFRAGRRLPLRFFPKSAWAKVSESDSAAQGAWINERVRGESDDPALRIALRGTPLTLDEPFGSLASIVFKPLVQHLRSAS; translated from the coding sequence ATGCTCCAACTCTTCTACTCGAACCGCTACGAAACCCTTGTCGGCGCGCTGCTCGACGACCTGGCGCAAGCGCCGTCCGATCCTTGGGCCGCGCAGCCTGTCATCGTTCCGAGCGCGGCGGTGCGGCGCCGGCTCGAACTCGATATCGCGGCTCGCCAGGGTATCTGCGCAAATGTAAATTTTGGTTACCTCGCGCAATGGCTGTGGACGCAGATCGGCGGCGTGATCGAGGTACCGAAGCATTCGCCGTTCGCGCCGGACCGGCTCGTATGGCGCTGCTACCGGTTGCTGGGGGATGCGGATGAAGCGCTGCCGTGGAATGGATCGCCGCGTCTGCGCACGTATCTCGATGCGGCCGATGCGTCGATGCGCTACGAACTGGCGCGGCGCGTGGCGACCGTGCTCGACCACTATCTGACTTATCGCCCGGAATGGCTGCTGCAGTGGCAGAAGTGCGGTTCGATCTTCGCAAGCGGCGCGGCGGACGACAACGGCCCGCGTCTGGTCGGCGCAAGCGAAGCGGCACGCGAAGACGAGCGCTGGCAAGCCGCGCTCTGGCGCGCGGTGCTCGCTGAAGTGGCGGGCGATGCGCAAACGCCCGCGGCCGCTTTGCCGCCCGCGTACCGTTTCCTCGACGAAATCCGCACGCTCGATCTTGAAGCGATCTCGAACGCGCAATGGCCGGAAGCGGTTAGCGTATTTGCATTGCCGACCATGCCGCCGCTGCACGTCGCGTTGCTGCGTGAGCTGTCGCGCTGGGTCGATGTGCGTCTGTACGTGATGAACCCGTGCCGCGAGTTCTGGTTCGACGTCGTCAGTGCGGGGCGCGTCGAAGCGCTCGACGCGGCGGGCCAGCTCGACTATCAGGAAGTCGGCCATCCGTTGCTGGCGGAGTGGGGCCGCCAGACTCAGGCGCAACTGCACATGCTGCACGAGTTGACGGAGAGCGCCGCATCCGGCGAGACCGGCGACTTTACCGAGAATCCCGCACCGAACTGGCTGGCTGCCGTGCAGAACGGCATTCTCGATCTGCGAGCGGAAACGGACACCGACGAGTTGCCGATCGAGCGCGGCGTTGAAGTGCATGTGTGTCACAGCCTGTCGCGGCAGCTGGAGGTGCTGCATGACCGCCTGCTCGGCTGGTTCGATGAGTTCGACGACCTGCAGCCGTCCGACGTGCTGGTTGCCGTGTCCGATCTCGCGGCCGCCGGTCCGTTGATCGACGCGGTGTTCGGCACGGCGCCCGTTGGCGATACCCGCCGCATCCCGTATCGGATTACCGGTTTGCCGCCTTCGCAGACCAATCCGGTCGCGCGTTTGCTGCTCGACTGGCTGGCGCTGCCGGAGCGCAGCGTCGGTGCGCCCGATCTGATCGAATGGCTGCGCGTGGACGCGATCGCCGCGCGTTACGGAATCGATGCCAGCGCGCTCGAAGCCGCGCAGGAATGGCTCGCGGCAGCCGGCGCGCGGCGTGGGCTTGTGCCGGTCGAGCCGGTCGGCGAACACGTGCCGGTCGCGCGTCATACTTTCGCCGACGCGCTGACACGTTTGTACCTCGGCTACGCAATGCCCGACGGCGGCGAGCCGGTCGATGCATGGCTGCCCGTTGAAGGCGCCGGCGGCTCGGACGCCGAATTGCTCGGCCGCCTGTCGCGTTTCGTCGACGATATCGACACCTTCGCGCAACACTGCGCGGTCGAACAAACGCCGGCCGAATGGACGCAATTGCTGCTCGAAACGCTTGCGCAGTGTTTCGACGGCGGCGTCGAGTTCGCCGACTCGCTGGCTGCTGTGCGCGACGCGATCGACAGGATGGGCGATGCGATGCGCGCCGGCGCGCAAGACGTGGCGCTGCCTGCCGCCGTGGTGCGCGGCGCGCTTACCGAAGCGCTCGACGACCCGGCGCGCGGCGGCGTGCCGTGGGGCAGCGTGACGTTTTCGTCGCTGACCAGTTTGCGTGGCTTGCCGTATCGCATTGTCTGCCTGCTCGGCATGGACGACGGCGTGCTGCCGAGTCTCGCGCGCGCCGACGAGTTCGACCTGATGGCCGCATTCGGCAAGGCAGGCGACCGGCAACGCCGCGACGACGAGCGCAACCTGTTTCTCGATCTTTTGCTGGCCGCACGCGATCGTCTCTTCATCGCCTATACAGGCCGCAGCATTCGCGACAATGCACCGTTGCCGCCGGCCGCGCTGGTCGACGAATTGCTCGACCATCTCGCGCAAGTGTCGGCGGGCGAGGATGCGAGCCCTGCGGAGATCGAAGCCGCGCGCCATGCGTTTATCGTCGATCATCCATTGCAGGCATTCGCATCGGACTATTTTTCGTCGCAGCGCGGGTTGTTCACCTACGACACCGATCGCGCGGAACTGGCCAGCTTGCTGGCCGCGCCGCAACATCCTCCAGCCGCGCCGTTCTTCGATCGACCGTTGCCGGCCGAAGACGCCGCTCCGGTTGCCTTCGACGAATTCGTGCGCTTCTGGCGTCATCCGGCGCGTGCATTGCTGCGCGACCGGCTGGGTATCGTGTTGTCGGATGCGCAGGGCGAATTGCTCGACACCGAGCCATTCGAACTCGACTATGCGGGCCGCGATGCATTGGCCGATCGTCTATTGCCCGTGTTGCTGGACAGCGATGCTGAAGACGACGCAATGTTCGAACGCGTGCGCCGCGTCGCCGAAGCAAGTCCCGAGTTGCCGGGCGGGGCGACTGGCGCCGTATGGCGCGCACGCGAACTGGGCGCGCTGCGCCAGCTCGCGGACAGCGTGCGCCGCGAAGTGGCCTCGGGTGTCGAGCGCTTGCCCTTCGTGCTCGATATCGCGCCGCGCTGGCCGGACAGTGCCGCTACCGAAGCGCTCTTCGGCGCTTACGACGCGGTGCTGCGCCAGGCGGCCGAAACCCCGTTGCAACTGCACGGTACCTTGAATCTTCTGACCGAAACAGGACAAGTGATTTTCCGCTACGCCAAACCCACCGCGCGCGACTACCTGTCTGCGTGGCTCGCGCATCTGGTCTATTGCGCAGCGCAACCGAATGGCTCGCGCCGCACTGTCTGGCACGGCAGCGGAGAAAGCTTCGAGCTCACGCCGGTCGCCGCGCCGCTCGACGAACTGGCGCCGCTTGCCGCTTTGTTCAGAGCGGGGCGCAGGTTGCCGTTGCGCTTTTTCCCGAAGAGCGCCTGGGCCAAAGTCAGCGAGAGCGATTCCGCCGCCCAGGGCGCGTGGATCAATGAACGTGTGCGCGGCGAATCCGATGACCCGGCCTTGCGCATCGCGCTGCGCGGCACGCCGCTCACGCTCGACGAACCGTTCGGCAGCCTGGCGTCGATCGTCTTCAAACCGCTCGTGCAACATCTGCGGAGCGCGTCATGA
- a CDS encoding AAA family ATPase, translating into MSTFDQTSVAPPALDDIEVNAPAPADFSTALAEGFARRIGTLARRGGASAEAVKWAARAAFAASLATDEGHVCVPLPALARRSGASSADVRAALFASGMASDGSQSAAALRPLVIDGQGRLYLARYYDYERRLARSLVAHAAEDAGVGQTDTHARDGKLRAGNAGANANASGRANADANANATSQTLRERLLRYFGPPQDDAIDWQRVAAVMALSGRLTIVSGGPGTGKTTTVVGVLACLLDARADLRIALAAPTGKAAQRMQEALLARAGDLPPELAARLPQTSYTLHRLLGSGPGGRFRHHRDNPLPYDVVVIDEASMIDVAMAAHLLDAIAPQTRLVMLGDKDQLAAVEAGAVFAELSARPAFTQAGLQRIAGALGIEAARLSQALPGTASGFDAGPGDPFAHAGASHGLDAPPHDLFAYVDEPDRFDAPPDDPFASAANPTTAPASPRQRPLADSVVWLERNYRFGLESPIGRLSLAIRNGSAETALDVLRIDPAEPCAAALHEDTHATLAERTVARLAAGFAPYADALAAALAAGTPDPLPLFDALNRFRILCATRSGPRGVDQVNASMAAQVRRTAGVTLAVGAQWFAGRPVMVTRNDYALGLFNGDIGIAMPGAGGALRVYFRTGDGGLRAVSPAALPPHDTAFALTVHKSQGSEFEHAVLMLPSVFSRVLSRELVYTAITRARERVEVIGARAVLAQAIATPTQRDSGLAARIAEAWRGA; encoded by the coding sequence ATGAGCACGTTCGATCAGACGTCAGTCGCGCCGCCGGCGCTCGACGATATCGAGGTGAACGCGCCTGCGCCGGCTGATTTCAGCACCGCGCTCGCCGAAGGATTCGCGCGCCGCATCGGCACGCTGGCGCGGCGCGGCGGCGCGTCGGCAGAGGCGGTGAAGTGGGCTGCGCGTGCAGCCTTCGCCGCGAGCCTGGCGACTGACGAAGGACACGTTTGCGTACCGCTTCCGGCGCTTGCTCGGCGCTCCGGCGCATCGAGCGCCGACGTGCGCGCGGCGCTGTTCGCAAGCGGGATGGCCAGCGACGGTTCGCAAAGCGCGGCGGCACTGCGTCCGCTGGTGATCGACGGGCAAGGGCGGCTCTATCTCGCGCGCTACTACGATTACGAGCGGCGCCTCGCGCGCTCGCTGGTGGCGCATGCGGCGGAGGATGCAGGTGTAGGGCAGACGGATACGCACGCGCGCGACGGCAAGCTCCGTGCTGGCAACGCGGGCGCCAATGCGAATGCCAGCGGCCGCGCTAACGCCGATGCGAACGCCAACGCAACCTCGCAGACGCTGCGCGAGCGCCTGCTGCGCTACTTCGGCCCGCCCCAGGACGACGCGATCGACTGGCAGCGTGTCGCCGCAGTGATGGCGCTGTCCGGGCGGCTCACGATCGTCAGCGGCGGTCCCGGCACCGGCAAGACCACCACCGTGGTCGGCGTGCTGGCCTGCCTGCTGGATGCACGCGCCGATCTGCGAATTGCGCTGGCTGCGCCCACTGGCAAGGCGGCCCAGCGGATGCAGGAAGCCTTGCTCGCGCGCGCCGGCGATTTGCCGCCGGAGCTCGCCGCGCGGTTGCCGCAGACTTCGTACACCTTGCATCGGCTGCTCGGTTCCGGGCCGGGCGGGCGCTTCCGGCATCATCGCGACAATCCGCTGCCTTACGACGTCGTCGTGATCGACGAGGCGTCGATGATCGACGTCGCCATGGCGGCGCATCTGCTCGATGCCATCGCGCCGCAGACGCGTCTCGTGATGCTCGGCGACAAGGATCAGCTGGCGGCCGTCGAGGCCGGCGCGGTATTCGCCGAACTCAGCGCACGGCCGGCTTTTACGCAAGCAGGGCTGCAGCGGATCGCCGGCGCGCTAGGCATTGAAGCGGCGCGCCTGTCTCAGGCATTGCCGGGGACCGCGAGCGGCTTCGATGCGGGACCTGGCGATCCGTTCGCGCATGCCGGCGCGTCACACGGCCTCGATGCGCCACCACACGACCTGTTCGCATACGTGGACGAGCCAGACCGCTTCGATGCGCCTCCAGACGATCCGTTTGCAAGCGCCGCCAATCCCACAACCGCGCCGGCATCGCCCAGGCAGCGCCCGCTTGCCGACAGCGTCGTCTGGCTCGAACGCAACTATCGATTCGGTCTCGAATCGCCGATCGGACGCTTATCGCTCGCGATCCGCAACGGCTCCGCCGAGACGGCGCTAGACGTGCTGCGCATCGATCCTGCCGAACCCTGCGCCGCGGCGCTGCACGAAGACACCCACGCGACGCTGGCCGAGCGCACCGTCGCGCGTCTCGCAGCAGGCTTTGCACCGTATGCCGACGCGCTTGCCGCAGCGCTCGCGGCCGGCACGCCGGATCCGTTGCCGCTCTTCGACGCGTTGAACCGATTTCGTATTTTGTGCGCGACGCGTTCGGGGCCGCGTGGCGTCGATCAGGTGAATGCATCGATGGCCGCGCAGGTGCGGCGCACGGCGGGCGTGACGCTGGCGGTCGGCGCGCAGTGGTTCGCCGGCCGGCCAGTGATGGTGACGCGCAACGACTACGCGCTCGGTCTGTTCAACGGCGACATCGGGATTGCGATGCCAGGTGCCGGCGGCGCATTGCGAGTGTATTTCCGCACCGGCGACGGCGGTCTGCGCGCGGTGTCGCCTGCGGCGCTCCCGCCGCACGACACCGCCTTCGCGTTGACGGTTCACAAGTCGCAGGGCTCGGAGTTCGAACACGCGGTGTTGATGTTGCCGTCGGTGTTCAGCCGGGTGTTGTCGCGTGAACTCGTGTATACGGCGATTACCCGCGCGCGTGAACGGGTTGAAGTGATCGGCGCGCGCGCCGTG